aaatatagATTAAGTGGTCTTATTTTAGTTTTCATATCTGACCGTGATGATTATGATaaattatgaaaatttctttatcaaccccaatgtcttcttggtcacctctggtgaaaaacccaaactacccctaacttcggaaatgcatttccgaaatgcaagaaaaaggtgttttcggagatgcatctccgaaagcgcctttttttttgaaaaaattatcttatttcggaagttcatttccgaaaacagcatttcggaagttcatttccgaaatattgcgcgttttgcagattaagcaaaacagccccctccccctaatcatttaccctaatcttcttccaaactcaaccccaagagatttttgtgcaaaccagttccaagctacctcaaaggctccatctacttgctctattacattcaaaagtccttcaatctattcaatcggtaagcattttgattttaagatctatgattaaaatgtatattagggtgtttacaaatagcaaaaaatgtattaggttaggtttatactgatatttaggatgtttagaatgtgtagacataggtttgatgtttggtttaggggtctgccatggaagttgcaggaaacttcctcgcaggggtgtttcggaagttcctttccgaaaacacctccatcccagtttcggaaatgaacttccgaattgtatcaggagttcaatttttttagtttttttcttttgtctcgcatattaatcgatttcaattgtttacaggaacatgtcaggcaaccaaccagcacgcatcaaacagggtagggagacccagactgcgtcggctagacgcgagcgggcggcggcgcagctggcgtcgacacagggacgggggcagggccggggacgacgtgtgcgagttcctgtgggcgagggagagggtacatctgcttcaggatctaggagtcggctggctcgggtatcttcttcccgtcagcgagaggaggaggaggaggaggatgaggaggaggtggcggcagtgccctaccacgagccggagggggtaccggatgttgaccctccagccggggaggaggatgtgcaggaggacagctatccgggagggccctttgacacttccgtgctgattcactaccacgatcacgtcgctcggcgtatctgggagggagaggtattttttataatttaaccgtttatttgtcgcttatttaataaatgtcgcttatttgttttttttgtaacaggagagagagccgttgaaaatggtgaaccacgcccggaagattttcagtctgtttaaaccagcagctgagtggtttaacgaccatgtgcgaggttcagggcttagcgggctctgcatgacggggtacaccaccatcagcaccggcatgcagggggcatttgtggagcgctggcacaaggagacgtcctctttccacttgccggttggggagatgacgatcaccttgcatgacgtgcagtgtcttctccacctgccgattagggggccgctgttgcaccactcccggatcaagagggtcgaggccattgagtggatgacgctctatttgggcatggagcacgaggttgctcactttgagtgcgtcacgacatctgggcctcatgtccggttcaccatactgagctgctattttgagcaccacctggacgcggcggccgaggctgaggaggcgggtgacgagctattcacacactatcaccgcggctgcgctctccggtgttggtacatgcatgtggtaggcgctgcatgctttgtggacaagagtgcaaggtacgtcgacgtgacctacctccgatacttcatggacctggataccgttcaccagtggaactggggggcatctactctggcatacctctaccagaagctgaatgaggcctccaactggaggacgaggcagttggtcggatcctgcacactacttacggtacgttttattttaatacattatcgtatttatttatttattaatgtttcgtatttatttttaatacattatcgtgtttctgtttcagagctggatcatctcctacttctcccgcatccacggctttcacatcgatcctgcgtacgtggacgccatgcccaggaccgccagatacgttctccagagggggaacaatgcgatgggaccataccgtggatacctggaccgcacgatgcacgacgacgtcacctggaggccgttcagcgactacgctcagagtgtcccctttgacggcattgctttatattcaggctggctggcatgcgggactaccatcatggtccggtatctccctgagcggtgcatgcgtcagttcggattcgtgcagcggatacccaggtcaccctttgaggctgctcccgacacagtgacccgagtgcagctcactgccatatgggaggactggcagcatcatgtggtaccgcaggagtaccgtctcactcgggtcacacaggactggcacagtgaggagggatacgtcacatggttctatcgggtgtcacatcctctgctgagacccgacgttcccggcgctcctaggccagcacacgaggagatcctggagaaccagcaggccgaggatgaccacgccattgatctcatgccgatctgccagcggatagagatgcttgggcgggacgcgttggatcgaggtgtcgttcagcagggcggtccagaggctgtggccgtgatggagatgatcgtcactgatgcgggccgtgcagcggcatacaggcggcagaggaggccccagggagagagggttaggcacacccagtagtggtcgggtttatttattttttgttttcggattgtatctttagcacattattattattatttggattcagatcggttgtatatattacttttttttatcatattagtattttcacctttatatgtcgtttattttatttcccggtttcttttaattaaaaatacgaaactgttaagaaaaacataaaaaaaaatctctgtttctgcataattcggaagtgcatttccgaaacccctcaaaatctgaacaaaggtgttttcggaagttcatctccgaacacaccccccatgaggtgttttcggagatgcacttccgaattgtggaaatttttttaaaaaaatcaaagctttggaagttcatttccgaagcaggggtaatttgggtttttcgctgggggtgacccccatagggaggtggctaaagaaattttctaaattatttattttgaatgagGTGACATTTATGGGTGGGAATAAGTTGGGTCCTATTAGACTTTGTCAAGTTTGAGTCTGACCTACTAAAAATTTCAAAGCTTGTctatcgtaggcttatttttaggtttgggtctggccttttcgaaggcctgttTAATCTATTAGcttacataaaagcctattttatttaaacaattataaataagcaattcaactaatgtttaaatagattaacaaattaaaatagtaaTGAAAATAAATGCTTATTTGCAGTTACTTATTCAAGTTTATCTATTAACATAAGTTTTACGATACTATttatttaagagaacttatgaaaacaactaaTGATATTGTTTATAAGCTTTTTTTAACTTAGTTTCATAAGTTCTTCTATATAActaagatttattttattttttatttcaacgtaataataaaatataataattttaataaatttattattatttaattaaataggccggcctgataaAAAGATTTGGCCTGACCTCAACCTGTGTAGGTTAGGCCGCaggcccctgttagtcggtcTGACCTATTCCCATCACTCACACGTTTCCCGGAAAACTTcctagaaggtcacccatccctaaATTGCGCCCCTGTTAGTCGGTCTGACCTATTCCcatcactcacacgctttccgggaaacttctcTGAAGGTCACCGACCCCTAAATTCTTTCAAgttaagcacgcttaactgtggagttcctatggaacgggctaccgaaaagaaaatgcatcttgttggtataggtatagtaccactacaagaaaaaaggtctacggccacgctaaatttttccacaactcaaaaactgtggccacatataagCTTTGGCAAGGGTTTTCAAATCGTAGACATATGTTTAGAAATATTGAATCTGGAGTGTGAAACTGtggccttttcatcatttgccaCGGTTAACAAACTGCGGATAGTTTAAGCCGCAATAGTAAAACCGCGGcattataattttcacttcaaattGTGGTCCAAACCCAAAAAAATATAGCCCGCCAGAATTTCCccctttttttttagtttccctctccttaattttttttagattaaaaaaaaagttgaaaatgtAAATACAATTTCAATGTTAGTTTTCGTTCACAAATGGAAATAGGGTTAGAGATAGTGAAATCCAAAACTCTCTCCCTCCTACAAGAGAAGATCGTGAACGGTGATGGTGGTGCAGCCGATTCCTCTCCTCCGATCGACAACAACTAACATTGCCTTCTTCTCTTTTCAtcatgatccgctgtcgcacgcgggtcaaaaacgagtaaaATTGCAAACTGTAGTAacaacggtaacggtaactcgtgtatcgtctctcaaggactcttgatttttattaactataAGCTAAATCGATTaagggggggggttggtttggtggtcgaattacagaaaaagcgcttaaaataagtgattctgaaaataagctgttttgaaataagtgattaaaatgcAAACGAATTCACTGTTTCGGGTTCTACTTATCATCGATTGATACAACTACGATCTCTATCCTATTTGAACACAATATCATTCAACAAGCGTGATCGACATCGTAAGATATATATCCCTATTGCCGGATTAAGCATACGGTTAAAGATATCGCAATTCAACGGTTAAGCAGAGTCGAATTGCGATCAAAATTCAAGAACATGTatcaatccaaattaaatcaacaatattataagaaaatcgaattaagcaaacaatgatcatataatattattgaaaggaatagaaatcTAATTGTAGTTATAACAAACTCAAAGCATTGAACCTGAATACAGTAAATCCGTCCGGATGGTTTAGTTCTCCATAGCAAATCGTGAAAAGCTCTCTAaaattcgtgaatggaagatggatcaacagtaaccgcggctgcctaacctaagtcaaagccacgacccgttttacaatccaactgggtcaaacatacgacccaggcccaaaaccaattaacccgaaacttaactaaagctAGTGCAGCAACTTCAACGCaaattctggcccttctacagtccgattctgactttgactcaaacataagaattgtagctctttctcttagctttccggcgattattagaacgcctcaatcggactcctggaactccagatatgatcgtttccgtgcagactgttattgctgaaaaattaatacgaaaaacaaataagtgcaaaaataaaataaaatataaaaacatattaaaacataaaaataaataaaacaaaccgaagaaatgcttgagtacaaacatggaagaacgtgcataaaaatgcactgatcaaattcccccacacttgaacttttgcactccgagcaaaatgaaaagaaagcagaaaaacatcaacagttactcatcatAGGCTACAGATCTTCTTCGGGTGAGTTTGCATcgataggtactaatcttgcacactaaggacatcgtaagaacactaaccacaaatatgcagacataaggctcctaaatacacaaaccaattaaaatcatattattataccatagcctaacttactcatcctttttgctctttttcattcaggcgcaatcacattaagcccgttatctccacacacttatagcaggacaaccggttagtgactctgatccttttgcacggggttccggtacttgcgtggcataaccctttgcttactcagatgtagttgcgggggatcggaccgtaatcctccctaccaagttcagcaccagaaaccgctgaaccaactaacaaagagttttgaaaactttttttttttttaaagattacacaaccgttgggttaagtgaccgggtgaggatcaccaaacttagaaggtgtattacctttttcttttctctttttttttcttttcggaacattcacttatattcatcggtttcctgcgtaaagtgtgtgagagatggtgccgactgctgaaataaactactcaagagctgtcaaagaatgagaaattaaggctaaaacataataacaaattcaaatcaatttccgtatgcaggagacttacggtgttagaacgatatcgatcttgtgaacttttcccatgtctccgcaaacccgactcaaatcagtgtgtagcctaaaactttcaagaagatgcaatttttattgaaattaaacaaaatactaacacacaaaaaacaaataaaacacacaatttcctcccccacacttaaactaagcattgtcctcaatgaaaagacattactaataaagtagagagaaggaaagaaggactccctgatcaagttgcagcgtagtcaggtgcttctaaagaaagctcctctatgctgacatcttcaggcaccggactttcatggaataacttcagccgctgcccgttaaccttgaagactttgtcagtacctgcactttttatttctactgcaccatgagggaaaacattagtaacaacaaaggggccaatccatttggatcgaagttccccggcaacggcgccaatttgatccgctgtcgcacgcgggtcaaaaacgagtaaaATTGCAAACTGTAGTAacaacggtaacggtaactcgtgtatcgtctctcaaggactcttgatttttattaactataAGCTAAATCGATTAAGGGGGGGGGTTGGTTCTGTAACCTTTCCGGATCtcaaagaaatagcgctcacattagcattaccattcggattgacaacagtttgtgctggaagttggttcgaaccttgagcttgcatattatttatttgagtagcaagttgccccatctgtgtggtcaaggtctgaatgctagtgtcggttctttgttgaaactgaaggttgttcacggccatttgcttaacaagatcttccaaggatggtccggaagtagtagctggaggggtgtgatgtggctggggtaatggaacggtaagctgttgttgggaaggctgctgatttccatatcgaaggttgggatgattcctccaattggggtgatatttgttggtagacaagtcaggggtgttgttgtacctgttctggttgtaaaggttggctgcgtaagcttgaggcagctcggtaacagtatcatctttcagaagaggacaagtatcagtggggtgatcatgagctgtacaaataccacatacagttgctgtttgaggtttcgctactgcaagttgtttgactagagcggtcagctcatcaagtctggtttctaaagctctgttcgaggaaccttgaatttgatgtacacccttggtctggacagaattggttcgagtggtgaactgctgggagtttaaggacatattttcaatgagggctctggcagcagctggagttttgtcaacaagtgctccaccactagcagcatcaagaatgtttctatccataggtaacaacccctcataaaagtactgaatgagaagttgctcggtaatctgatgttgagggcagcttgaaaccaacttcttgaacctatcccagtattcagccaatgactcgttgtcttgtctaatgccacaaatctcttttcggattgaagcagctctagaggcaggaaagaatcgctccaagaacactctcttcagagcattccagcttgtgattgaattcggttcaagatcatatatccagtccttagctgcaccctgcaaagaaaaaggaaaagcacgaagtttgatatgatcttcagtgatcccttcaggcttcaatggtgtagagcaTACCACttggaattccttcaaatgtttgtgtggatcctcacctgcaagaccattaaactttggcaacaagtgtattaaacccgattttaattcaaaaggaacagcaacagcatcatattcaatacacaagccattataattaacatcaggggctgcaagttgcctcagagttctattttcagccatttcaaaagcaagttcagaatcagaatcaaacaaattatgcaaataatcagactcggaatcagactcagctatggtcggtgaaggtgaactattgctagcctggcctgctctacgaagtgtgtgcaaggttctctctacctcaggatcaaaagcaacaagttcaggacaggaagacctagtagccaggactagtgcacagcaatgcagcaacaatcgtgaaaatgccaactatgtccctaaaacaaacacaatgaagcaaatcgattaaaaataattcaaaaaaataaactgacaccgaaaataatctaatgacgtaaaaatagaattttgatatttttttcggaatttttcgactctatgaaaacagaaaataaatcattaaaaatagtaaaaaggctttTTTCGCGATTTGAAAAATTTGTCACGTAACTACTCTGTAGTACgtgacttttgatcagggatttttttcacacctaactgtcgggacagattttcgaaacggtgaaattttcccaaaaaccgattttttcgactctagaggcgttatggccgaaaccgagaggaacctatggccaaaacgcacaaacactacacctaagactctaatatcagttaatattcacaagagtccccggcaacggcgccaatttgatccgctgtcgcacgcgggtcaaaaacgagtaaaATTGCAAACTGTAGTAacaacggtaacggtaactcgtgtatcgtctctcaaggactcttgatttttattaactataAGCTAAATCGATTaagggggggggttggtttggtggtcgaattacagaaaaagcgcttaaaataagtgattctgaaaataagctgttttgaaataagtgattaaaatgcAAACGAATTCACTGTTTCGGGTTCTACTTATCATCGATTGATACAACTACGATCTCTATCCTATTTGAACACAATATCATTCAACAAGCGTGATCGACATCGTAAGATATATATCCCTATTGCCGGATTAAGCATACGGTTAAAGATATCGCAATTCAACGGTTAAGCAGAGTCGAATTGCGATCAAAATTCAAGAACATGTatcaatccaaattaaatcaacaatattataagaaaatcgaattaagcaaacaatgatcatataatattattgaaaggaatagaaatcTAATTGTAGTTATAACAAACTCAAAGCATTGAACCTGAATACAGTAAATCCGTCCGGATGGTTTAGTTCTCCATAGCAAATCGTGAAAAGCTCTCTAaaattcgtgaatggaagatggatcaacagtaaccgcggctgcctaacctaagtcaaagccacgacccgttttacaatccaactgggtcaaacatacgacccaggcccaaaaccaattaacccgaaacttaactaaagctAGTGCAGCAACTTCAACGCaaattctggcccttctacagtccgattctgactttgactcaaacataagaattgtagctctttctcttagctttccggcgattattagaacgcctcaatcggactcctggaactccagatatgatcgtttccgtgcagactgttattgctgaaaaattaatacgaaaaacaaataagtgcaaaaataaaataaaatataaaaacatattaaaacataaaaataaataaaacaaaccgaagaaatgcttgagtacaaacatggaagaacgtgcataaaaatgcactgatcacatCACAAATGGCAGCGCGACCTCCATCTCCAGTGATATCTCCTTTTCGTCCCCGTTTGATCCTCTCCGTCTCCGATTTTTTCGATTCatgttagtttttgtttaatatcATGTTTTAGTAACCTAATTTGTTTGATTTTACAGAGATTAACACAAATTCTAAAAGGGAAAACGAAACCCTAGTTGTAAGCAGAATAGGGTTCGAGAAGAAGAAAGTCGCACTGTAGAGAGAACTAAGGGATTGGGTAGCGCGCCATCTCCCGTGTACGATTCTTCTCCCCAACCTTCACCTTTCTCTTTTCTCTGCGTACAAATCTATCCCTTCTTCGCCTTTTACTTGAATCTTGTGGACTGGTCTTCATAAAATACTCTAGCAGTGGGGCTTGGCACTTGTGTTTATCTATGGAGTGCTTCAAACAGCAAAGTGAGTATGAACCTATAAATTGCCAACAATATCACCTATTCCAAACATGTGAAATCATAGTTAACATGTATATTTGTGTGGCTTTCAGGTGACTAAGCTTTGTGACTTGGGGCCTTATGATGGTGTTTTTTTTGTCCAGTGGACCAAGGAGGGTTCTTTCATATCTATTGGTATAAACCTTGGTCAAGTTCAGGTACCTTGTTAGCGATTAGCTTCATTAGATTTTGTTTTATCCATCCATGTATTTGAAATAACATATTTTGTTTCCAAGAAATCGCCGAAAGGGGTGTCTGGAATCGAGAAAGATTAGTGCGTGATTGATATGAAGTGCAGTAGTCACAAAGGGTTTTCTGAGAATTCACAAGGTGAGAGGATTTGTAGGATTTGTCATCTGGCTTTTGGACCTGCGTCAGATGCAGCAATTGTCGTAAGTGCGAGCGCTACGAGTGGAGATTTTATTCAACTTGGTTGCGTGTGTAAAGACGAGCTCGACATTGCTCATGTTTATTGTGCTGAAGTGTGGTTCAAGCTAAAGGGAAGCAGGTATATATATTTCTGGCCAATTTCAATTTATAGATCAATTATGATAGTTTTGCATCAGCAAGTTATTGCATTTGATTGtcatgttcatgtttgttcatattatTCGAAACCATGCCCTTGTGATTGTCCTGGTGAAGATTCTTGGTTGTCGATATCATCAAATCGATTGTTCATTAGGtgcatttctttttctttaacagATTATGTGAAATATGTGGCGAGACTGAAAAAAATGTCTCGGGTGTTACTACTAACGGAGTTATGGAAGAGTGGAATGATAGAAGATTCATGGACAACAGCGGTAACTCATCGCGCAGGTTTGGTGGATGCTGGCGAGCACAGCCGTATTGTAATTTCTTGATGGTGTGCCTGGTAATAGCTTTCATTATGCCATGGTTTTTTCATGTAAACATGTTCTAGCATCGGAATCAAACACTTATATATTTTAATGTGAGTTGCTGAACTTTTCTATTCATGTAATGGCTGTATTTTAATGTGAGTTGCAGGAGACTTAGGGAGAAGAAGGAAGTTGTAGAGCTTGAGGAAGATCCAGAAAGGGATCAAATAATTGTTTCTGCCTATCAGGTAATTTGGTTGGCTCTGTTCTGTTTTTGTCTTGGATTATATTTGAACTACTACTAGAGTTGTATTGTATCAAGTATGAATGACTAATATGCAAATGCTGATGATAGAGATGTTGGTTAACTAACAAAATCATGCAAGTTTTTTCATTAGATTTAGTCTGATTATGCTACTACCTGTTGGTATATGTTAATATTACATCTTCGGCGGTGCTTTGCAATTTTCTTGTAATTTTCttagtttatttgcaatttctattgAGATTTATTATTGATTATCATGATTTCAGGATTTGAATTCAACCTTATTGAAGAGTAGAGGACTTTCTCCGGAGATATTGCTGCTCAAATTAAGCACAATAACAAATCTCTTCATTTCAAAGTTGATACTGAATCAAATGTACATACTCTCTCGATTTTCGAGTGCGATTTTCGAGTGTGATTttcgattttgttgattttaagttaagttatatatatttttctgctttgcTTAGTTGTGTTGTAATGTTgtaatatgtatatgtatatgttcTTCAGGTGTTGACGATATTTACTCTCACAGATTTCGTGACTTCTGCTAAAGTCGTTGCTTTTATTCGATTACCTGATTACAAATCCGGCAAGGTACAGAGGATTGTTTTGTATATGAGATTGGATTTCGTATTTGAAAAATAATCATAGGATTTTATACTTTTGGAGTTTTGATGATTGTGTATTTTGTTTCATGTAGATTGAAGTTCAATATCTTCATGATCATGCTGGTTTTACTACTGCTGTTGATTTGAGTCGCAACCCTGCTATTGATTTTTCTGTGACAATTGGTACTCCTGGTATTCAATTTACATGTTCTGATTTATGGAATCATGGGTAGTTTATTTAGTACTCTATTCAGTTTGTAACTTGAGTGTTATGATTTATActgaataattgaatgataataGATCTTGTATTGTTTTACCGGAGTCCGAACTAAGACTGATGACATTTTTTAATTTGTGGGTATCCTTTTATCTGATCTAGATCTTCAGGACGACTGTGAAGATAGGGATTTATTGAATGGACTTAGTGAAGATATCTTAGAACTTTCATCGTCTGGTTGAAGAGCTCGCTATAACTTTAACTGAGTCCAACATTCAAGCAGCAAGCATGAAGGTTAGTCCACTAATCAACCATTTCTAAACATTCTTTTCTA
The Vicia villosa cultivar HV-30 ecotype Madison, WI linkage group LG6, Vvil1.0, whole genome shotgun sequence genome window above contains:
- the LOC131611359 gene encoding mitochondrial outer membrane protein porin 6-like, with product MKCSSHKGFSENSQGERICRICHLAFGPASDAAIVVSASATSGDFIQLGCVCKDELDIAHVYCAEVWFKLKGSRLCEICGETEKNVSGVTTNGVMEEWNDRRFSGDIAAQIKHNNKSLHFKVDTESNVLTIFTLTDFVTSAKVVAFIRLPDYKSGKIEVQYLHDHAGFTTAVDLSRNPAIDFSVTIGTPDLQDDCEDRDLLNGLSEDILELSSSG